In the Corvus cornix cornix isolate S_Up_H32 chromosome 20, ASM73873v5, whole genome shotgun sequence genome, one interval contains:
- the CCN5 gene encoding CCN family member 5 isoform X2, giving the protein MRLQLEKQLLFLSLLCVLSKVCAQLCRRPCYCPWVPPRCPRGSPLVLDGCGCCKICARRLGEPCDFLHVCDQSQGLVCDYSSASAGTGATCNFEDDEEGCEVNGRVYREGEVFQPSCKIQCQCLDGGFNCIPLCQEDVRLPTPDCPYPRRVEIPGKCCPEWICEAQDQHLLRDARAEGKRRSFVAVPTPDSPLSQRLIPAKSLARTHGTVVTVKMEDVSIGKIEKK; this is encoded by the exons ATGAGGCtccagctggagaagcagctcctcttcctctctctcctctgcgTTCTCTCCAAG GtttgtgcccagctgtgccgGAGACCATGCTACTGCCCCTGGGTGCCACCCCGCTGCCCCCGCGGGTCCCCCCTGGTCCTGgatggctgtggctgctgcaagATCTGTGCCCGGCGCCTGGGAGAGCCCTGCGACTTTCTGCACGTCTGTGACCAGAGCCAGGGCCTCGTCTGTGACTACAGCTCAGcatctgcagggacaggagccaccTGCAACT TTGAAGACGATGAGGAGGGCTGCGAGGTGAACGGCCGAGTCTATCGAGAGGGGGAGgttttccagcccagctgcaaaATCCAATGCCAATGCTTGGACGGGGGCTTCAACTGCATCCCACTCTGCCAGGAGGATGTCCGGCTGCCCACCCCGGACTGCCCCTACCCCCGGCGCGTGGAGatcccagggaagtgctgcccTGAGTGGATCTGTGAAGCCCAGGATCAGCACCTCCTCCGGGATGCCAGGGCAG aggggaagaggaggtCGTTTGTAGCTGTGCCCACACCGGATTCACCCTTGAGCCAACGCCTCATCCCGGCAAAGAGTCTGGCACGAACCCATGGCACTGTGGTTACGGTGAAGATGGAGGATGTTTCCATTGggaaaatagagaagaaatga
- the CCN5 gene encoding CCN family member 5 isoform X1: MRLQLEKQLLFLSLLCVLSKVCAQLCRRPCYCPWVPPRCPRGSPLVLDGCGCCKICARRLGEPCDFLHVCDQSQGLVCDYSSASAGTGATCNFEDDEEGCEVNGRVYREGEVFQPSCKIQCQCLDGGFNCIPLCQEDVRLPTPDCPYPRRVEIPGKCCPEWICEAQDQHLLRDARAAPGALSPLLRFPCQEWGTEWSACSATCGVGFATRVSNQNRYCRLETQRRLCMVRPCPALPAAFPARGRGGRL, from the exons ATGAGGCtccagctggagaagcagctcctcttcctctctctcctctgcgTTCTCTCCAAG GtttgtgcccagctgtgccgGAGACCATGCTACTGCCCCTGGGTGCCACCCCGCTGCCCCCGCGGGTCCCCCCTGGTCCTGgatggctgtggctgctgcaagATCTGTGCCCGGCGCCTGGGAGAGCCCTGCGACTTTCTGCACGTCTGTGACCAGAGCCAGGGCCTCGTCTGTGACTACAGCTCAGcatctgcagggacaggagccaccTGCAACT TTGAAGACGATGAGGAGGGCTGCGAGGTGAACGGCCGAGTCTATCGAGAGGGGGAGgttttccagcccagctgcaaaATCCAATGCCAATGCTTGGACGGGGGCTTCAACTGCATCCCACTCTGCCAGGAGGATGTCCGGCTGCCCACCCCGGACTGCCCCTACCCCCGGCGCGTGGAGatcccagggaagtgctgcccTGAGTGGATCTGTGAAGCCCAGGATCAGCACCTCCTCCGGGATGCCAGGGCAG CCCCCGGGGCACTGTCCCCACTGCTGCGATTCCCCTGCCAGGAGTGGGGCACGGAGTGGAGCGCCTGCTCGGCCACCTGCGGCGTGGGCTTTGCCACCCGCGTGTCCAACCAGAACCGCTACTGCCGGCTGGAGACACAGAGGCGGCTCTGCATGGTCAGACCCTGCCCGGCCCTGCCGGCAGCGTTCCCAGCG aggggaagaggaggtCGTTTGTAG